In Chryseobacterium camelliae, one DNA window encodes the following:
- a CDS encoding NmrA family NAD(P)-binding protein — MEYQANPSPNIAIMGATGKVGSQIINALSREKIPAKALSRKAARLEPVEHITWMQGDIENQESIKRFLDGVDKLFLNSGVSEQMVEQQCSVIDIARSSGVRHIIKLSTPEARKPSKSRTGEWHWEIQEYLKHSGVHWNSLQPQSFMQNWTDTLAPSIKAERKIYSAAGEGKRAFTDTRDIARVAVTLFREPGTWIDAIIPLSGGSLVSYRDIAEAFTKALNEKVEYIAQSPEEARQRMLRQGMPAFMAEVTLMVETNQKLGLVEHLLTDNVEKITGKKPYTIEQFAEDYIAYFK; from the coding sequence ATGGAATATCAAGCTAACCCATCTCCCAATATTGCCATAATGGGAGCTACCGGTAAAGTAGGAAGCCAAATCATCAACGCATTATCCAGGGAAAAAATTCCGGCAAAAGCACTTTCCAGGAAAGCAGCCCGACTTGAACCTGTGGAACACATTACCTGGATGCAGGGAGATATAGAAAATCAGGAAAGCATCAAAAGGTTTCTGGACGGTGTCGACAAGCTGTTTTTAAATTCGGGTGTTTCAGAGCAAATGGTTGAGCAGCAGTGTTCGGTCATCGATATTGCCAGGAGTTCCGGCGTCCGGCATATCATAAAACTTTCCACTCCTGAAGCCCGCAAACCATCCAAATCCCGCACCGGCGAATGGCATTGGGAAATCCAGGAATATTTAAAACATTCAGGAGTCCACTGGAACAGCCTGCAGCCCCAATCCTTCATGCAGAACTGGACAGATACCCTGGCGCCATCCATTAAGGCAGAAAGAAAAATCTATTCGGCCGCCGGTGAAGGAAAAAGAGCCTTTACCGATACACGGGATATTGCCAGAGTAGCAGTAACACTTTTCAGAGAACCCGGAACCTGGATCGATGCCATTATCCCATTATCCGGAGGCAGCCTGGTCAGCTACAGGGATATTGCAGAGGCCTTTACAAAAGCATTGAACGAAAAAGTGGAATACATAGCCCAGTCGCCAGAGGAAGCCAGACAAAGGATGCTCCGGCAGGGTATGCCGGCATTTATGGCAGAGGTTACGCTCATGGTAGAAACCAATCAGAAACTGGGCCTTGTAGAACACCTTCTCACGGATAATGTGGAGAAAATCACCGGCAAAAAACCGTATACTATCGAGCAGTTTGCAGAAGATTATATTGCTTACTTTAAATGA
- a CDS encoding NADPH-dependent FMN reductase yields the protein MILLFAGSNNPYSINHTVLEWISGLMDTNRTELIKLSDYDFPMYSLIAEKTGFPDSLRRIREQIELASALILAVPEHNGSVPAFFKNMLDWLSRYRPEYRIFSGKKVYILSASPGSGGDSAVRHMKDILARMGAVVEHSLVIPDFYRHIETDGKSNLPDDALRQQLLTFINKI from the coding sequence ATGATACTACTTTTTGCAGGAAGCAACAATCCTTATTCCATCAATCATACCGTACTAGAATGGATTTCGGGACTGATGGACACCAACCGTACTGAGCTGATTAAACTCAGTGATTATGATTTCCCCATGTATTCCCTGATTGCGGAAAAAACGGGATTTCCGGATAGCCTCCGCAGGATCAGAGAACAGATAGAGCTGGCATCCGCACTGATCTTGGCAGTTCCCGAGCATAACGGTTCTGTACCGGCTTTCTTTAAAAATATGCTGGACTGGTTATCGCGCTATCGGCCAGAATACAGAATTTTTTCCGGTAAAAAAGTATACATCCTCAGTGCATCGCCTGGTTCAGGCGGTGATAGTGCCGTGCGCCACATGAAAGATATCCTTGCCAGGATGGGTGCAGTGGTAGAACATTCTCTGGTTATCCCTGATTTTTACCGCCATATTGAAACAGACGGAAAAAGCAACTTACCGGATGATGCCCTGAGACAACAGTTATTAACATTCATCAATAAAATCTAA
- a CDS encoding MarR family winged helix-turn-helix transcriptional regulator, translated as MEYIGKELLYLSKQHRALLAKRLSGIQLFPGQDGLLYYLSLQDGQSMSSLVEKLQIQHATLFKMVERMTKEGLLKKYKDAADMRTSVIYLTDKGKVKLEELAIIWKEIELTLSNGLSAEEKKSFFKILHKISNNINHA; from the coding sequence ATGGAATATATCGGCAAAGAACTCCTGTATCTGAGCAAACAGCACCGTGCACTACTGGCCAAAAGGCTTTCCGGCATTCAGCTTTTCCCAGGGCAGGACGGGCTACTGTACTATCTTTCGCTCCAGGACGGGCAGTCTATGAGTTCTCTGGTAGAAAAGCTTCAGATACAACATGCTACCCTCTTTAAAATGGTGGAACGGATGACCAAGGAGGGTCTCCTGAAAAAATATAAAGATGCTGCCGATATGCGTACATCGGTTATTTATCTGACTGATAAAGGAAAGGTCAAGCTGGAAGAACTGGCCATCATATGGAAAGAGATCGAGCTGACCCTGTCCAACGGGCTGTCTGCAGAAGAGAAAAAAAGCTTTTTCAAAATTTTACATAAGATCAGCAATAACATCAATCATGCTTAA
- a CDS encoding bacteriocin-like protein → MKNLKKLDKKELSAIKGAGPYCMEPKRICEEWETGCGCVYL, encoded by the coding sequence ATGAAAAATCTAAAAAAATTAGACAAAAAAGAATTGTCTGCGATCAAAGGTGCAGGTCCGTACTGCATGGAACCTAAAAGAATTTGTGAGGAATGGGAAACAGGCTGTGGATGCGTTTACCTTTAA
- a CDS encoding NAD(P)H-dependent oxidoreductase, translating to MALLILGHPDIEKSLANRTIIEELKSSHPALEIRNLSMLYPDYNINAVAEQEALLRHDVVIFQYPLYWYSMPAILKHWFDVVFEYQFAYGSQGDKLKDKYFIPSFTVGAPEREYNAVGEHHFRVHEFCKNLEQTAYYTGMKYVDPIYFHGTSVNAGYTEESIKAKAKIHALALAEKLTEFQN from the coding sequence ATGGCACTCCTTATCCTCGGGCATCCCGATATAGAAAAGTCACTGGCGAACAGGACGATTATTGAAGAACTTAAAAGCAGTCATCCGGCACTGGAGATCAGGAACCTGAGCATGCTTTATCCTGATTATAACATCAATGCAGTGGCAGAACAGGAAGCCTTGTTGCGGCACGATGTGGTGATTTTCCAATACCCGTTGTACTGGTATTCAATGCCGGCTATTTTAAAGCACTGGTTTGATGTGGTGTTTGAATACCAGTTTGCTTACGGTTCCCAAGGCGATAAGCTCAAAGACAAATATTTCATCCCAAGTTTTACGGTGGGTGCTCCTGAACGTGAATACAATGCTGTGGGGGAACATCATTTCAGGGTACATGAATTCTGCAAAAACCTGGAGCAGACTGCCTATTATACCGGAATGAAATATGTAGACCCAATATATTTCCACGGAACCTCTGTAAATGCGGGATATACCGAAGAAAGCATCAAAGCCAAAGCAAAAATCCATGCACTGGCACTGGCAGAAAAACTGACTGAATTCCAAAATTAA
- a CDS encoding winged helix-turn-helix transcriptional regulator, which translates to MKKECTGNQVKLGEKVYPCTVSLAMDLVGGKWKTVILYHLKDGEKRYSELRKELFSVTEMTLSLQLKQLEKDGLISRKVFGEKPPIKVVYSLTAFGKTFVPVLDAITQWGNRIAEEKGSFTE; encoded by the coding sequence ATGAAAAAAGAATGTACCGGCAACCAGGTAAAATTAGGAGAGAAAGTATATCCCTGCACGGTAAGCCTTGCCATGGATCTGGTAGGAGGGAAGTGGAAAACCGTTATCCTCTACCATCTGAAAGATGGAGAGAAGAGATACAGTGAACTCAGGAAAGAACTTTTTTCCGTCACGGAAATGACGCTGAGCCTCCAGCTGAAGCAGCTGGAGAAGGATGGCCTGATTTCCAGGAAGGTTTTCGGGGAAAAGCCGCCCATAAAAGTGGTGTATTCACTCACTGCCTTTGGGAAAACCTTTGTCCCGGTCCTTGATGCCATTACACAATGGGGAAACCGGATTGCAGAAGAAAAAGGCTCCTTTACAGAATAG
- a CDS encoding GNAT family N-acetyltransferase — MHAHKIDPEGFLDIRSLGKLNYDPLPDWGLNGYKTDKILAVCSIETPNEFELILREKKQSYQKDWKQQYDIEMLNAIISEGHSFGAFYQSELIGWVICRFRADNRSLVIENMLVSEPFRGQNIGRMLIKAANREARSLGCRMVELETQNTNYPAVEFYRKCGFSITGWNSKRYEDATETAVFMSYDLID, encoded by the coding sequence ATGCACGCACATAAAATTGATCCGGAAGGATTTCTAGACATCAGGTCATTGGGGAAACTCAATTATGATCCTTTGCCCGATTGGGGGCTGAATGGCTACAAAACAGACAAAATCCTTGCTGTATGCAGCATAGAAACCCCCAATGAATTTGAATTGATCTTAAGGGAAAAGAAGCAGTCCTATCAAAAAGACTGGAAACAACAGTATGACATCGAGATGCTGAATGCCATAATCAGTGAAGGCCACTCTTTCGGGGCATTTTACCAAAGTGAGCTCATAGGCTGGGTCATCTGCCGGTTCAGGGCAGACAACCGAAGCCTGGTCATAGAAAATATGCTGGTGAGCGAACCCTTCAGGGGGCAGAACATCGGAAGAATGCTGATCAAGGCTGCTAACCGGGAAGCACGCTCTCTAGGCTGCCGGATGGTAGAACTGGAAACGCAGAATACCAATTACCCTGCTGTGGAATTTTACCGTAAATGCGGTTTTTCCATTACGGGATGGAATTCAAAACGCTATGAAGACGCTACTGAAACCGCGGTTTTCATGAGCTATGACCTTATAGACTAA
- the pafA gene encoding alkaline phosphatase PafA: MLRKISFAAATVLSVITINAQKNKNTQLERPKLMVGLVVDQMRWDYLYRFYDKFGNDGFKRLLNTGYSLNNVHINYVPTVTAIGHTSIYTGSVPAIHGIAGNDWTDKETGKNVYCTTDENVKPVGTTNTKIGSHSPKNLWSTTVTDELKLATNFQGKVIGVSLKDRASILPAGHTPNGAFWFDDSTGNFVTSTWYMNDLPQWIKSFNAQNLPDQLVAKGWNTLLPISEYTESSPDNSSWEGLLGSAKTPTFPYTNLAKDYQTKKDNIRYTPFGNTLTLKLAEASIAGEQLGADQITDFLAINLASTDYAGHKYGPNSIEVEDVYLRLDRDLAEFFNYLDTKVGKGKYTIFLSADHGGAHSEGFLLEHKINTGFFGETIQKDINLKLKEKFGVDNLINAIDNYQIYFDRKLLAEHQLKLEDVVDFAVTEIEKDPADLYAVSVLKVQQATIPEPIKQRIINGINRQRSGDIQLVAHDSMLPSYAKTGTSHSVWNSYDSHIPLIFMGWGIEHGESNKAYNMTDIAPTVSALLKIQFPSGSIGNPITEVIGR; encoded by the coding sequence ATGCTTAGGAAAATTTCGTTTGCGGCGGCCACTGTACTGTCCGTAATCACAATTAATGCTCAGAAGAATAAAAATACACAGCTGGAAAGGCCGAAACTGATGGTTGGTCTGGTGGTGGACCAGATGCGCTGGGATTATCTGTACCGTTTTTACGATAAATTCGGTAACGACGGTTTCAAAAGATTGTTAAATACAGGATATTCATTAAATAATGTCCACATCAATTATGTGCCTACCGTAACGGCGATAGGCCACACCAGTATTTATACAGGTTCTGTACCGGCTATTCACGGGATTGCCGGGAACGACTGGACCGATAAGGAAACCGGAAAGAATGTATATTGTACCACCGATGAAAACGTAAAGCCGGTAGGTACCACCAATACAAAAATAGGAAGCCATTCCCCGAAAAACCTATGGTCCACCACAGTCACCGACGAACTGAAGCTGGCGACCAATTTTCAGGGAAAGGTAATCGGGGTGTCATTAAAGGATAGGGCATCGATCCTTCCGGCAGGCCATACGCCGAATGGTGCATTCTGGTTTGATGATTCTACCGGGAATTTCGTGACCAGTACCTGGTACATGAATGACCTGCCTCAGTGGATCAAGTCGTTCAATGCTCAAAACCTTCCGGACCAGCTGGTTGCCAAAGGTTGGAATACCTTGCTGCCGATCAGCGAATATACCGAGAGCAGCCCGGATAACTCCTCCTGGGAAGGGCTTTTGGGAAGTGCTAAAACCCCGACGTTTCCTTACACTAACCTGGCGAAAGATTATCAGACTAAAAAAGACAACATCCGTTATACTCCTTTCGGGAACACCCTTACCCTCAAGCTGGCAGAGGCTTCTATTGCAGGAGAACAGCTGGGTGCGGATCAGATTACCGATTTCCTGGCGATCAATCTTGCCTCTACCGATTATGCAGGCCATAAATACGGCCCTAATTCCATTGAAGTGGAAGATGTATACTTGAGGCTGGACCGTGACCTCGCAGAGTTCTTTAATTATCTGGATACGAAAGTAGGTAAGGGGAAATATACCATCTTCCTTTCCGCAGACCACGGTGGAGCCCACTCAGAAGGCTTCCTGCTGGAACATAAAATCAACACGGGATTCTTTGGGGAAACAATACAGAAGGACATCAACCTGAAGCTGAAAGAAAAATTCGGGGTAGACAACCTCATCAATGCCATTGATAACTATCAGATTTATTTTGACCGCAAATTGCTGGCAGAGCATCAGCTGAAACTTGAAGATGTCGTGGATTTTGCCGTAACTGAGATCGAGAAAGACCCTGCAGACCTCTACGCTGTATCGGTGCTGAAAGTGCAGCAGGCTACCATTCCGGAACCGATCAAGCAAAGGATTATCAACGGAATCAACAGGCAGCGAAGCGGGGATATCCAGCTGGTTGCACACGATTCCATGCTGCCTTCCTATGCGAAGACCGGAACTTCTCACAGCGTCTGGAATTCTTATGACTCACACATTCCTCTGATCTTTATGGGATGGGGAATTGAACATGGTGAAAGCAACAAAGCCTATAACATGACCGATATTGCTCCTACGGTTTCTGCATTGCTTAAAATCCAGTTTCCGAGCGGAAGCATCGGTAATCCGATTACGGAAGTGATCGGCAGGTAA
- a CDS encoding Crp/Fnr family transcriptional regulator: MVICENLLFSHGAKIQNYKSGEFIFHEGSSTKFYFQIKTGTVKLTNFHEDGKEFIHGLPFEGHCFGETYLFTDKEYAVNAIAVTECDIIKVEKSRFHDLISQKPGLMLSIYRYTADRMHYKYVMSAPLSMMNPFTRLKKFFDHIKVYFGYKEPYSFFIPYTRQQLAAITGLRTETVIRTIKKMEREKLVRLDNSKIYY; encoded by the coding sequence ATGGTTATTTGTGAAAACTTGCTGTTTTCTCATGGAGCAAAAATTCAGAATTATAAATCAGGTGAATTTATCTTTCACGAAGGAAGCTCTACAAAATTTTATTTTCAGATTAAAACCGGAACGGTAAAACTCACCAATTTCCATGAAGATGGTAAAGAATTTATCCACGGGCTTCCTTTTGAAGGCCATTGTTTTGGCGAAACATATCTTTTCACCGATAAGGAGTACGCCGTTAATGCTATTGCGGTAACGGAATGTGACATCATTAAAGTGGAGAAAAGCAGGTTTCATGATCTTATTTCCCAAAAGCCGGGCCTGATGCTAAGCATCTATAGATACACTGCAGACAGGATGCATTATAAATATGTGATGTCTGCTCCCCTTTCTATGATGAACCCTTTTACCAGGTTGAAAAAATTCTTTGACCACATTAAGGTATATTTCGGGTACAAAGAACCGTACTCGTTCTTTATTCCGTATACCCGGCAGCAGCTGGCTGCAATTACGGGATTACGCACCGAAACCGTGATACGGACCATCAAAAAAATGGAACGGGAAAAGCTGGTGAGGCTTGACAACAGTAAAATATATTATTAA
- a CDS encoding barstar family protein has translation MKNIYIDFSDIGDDEDFYAQLKEKCPLPEYFGNNLDALYDVITGGLEMPLNLEFVNMTVDQLETFEDLLTTLEEAEEEVEGFTFSYYLEQYEDEE, from the coding sequence ATGAAGAATATATATATTGATTTCAGCGACATAGGAGATGATGAAGACTTTTATGCGCAACTGAAGGAAAAATGTCCGCTCCCTGAGTATTTCGGGAATAACCTGGATGCATTGTACGATGTTATCACCGGCGGACTGGAAATGCCCCTGAACCTGGAATTTGTGAATATGACAGTTGACCAGCTGGAGACTTTTGAAGATCTTCTCACTACGCTGGAAGAGGCGGAGGAAGAAGTAGAAGGCTTTACTTTCAGCTATTATCTTGAACAATATGAAGATGAAGAATAA
- a CDS encoding matrixin family metalloprotease → MIRNSIASAFNRWLYAGAYCCLIVLLSCSGKAEKAIPDHPLSILVQPFADIDPARVAFVTSELKKVYPHVKVLQPIDLPDHAFYPERNRYRADSLIRFLHDRTPAGRVTIGLTSKDISAAKGNIRDYAIMGLGYRPGNACIASAFRLNKNKKDEQLFKIAIHELGHTQGLKHCPVKTCFMRNAGGKNPTDEETGFCSKCQTFLMNKKWKFI, encoded by the coding sequence ATGATACGGAACTCTATCGCGTCAGCCTTCAACCGGTGGCTGTATGCAGGAGCATATTGCTGCCTGATTGTACTCCTGTCCTGTTCCGGAAAAGCTGAAAAAGCAATACCGGACCATCCCTTAAGCATTCTGGTTCAGCCGTTTGCAGATATCGATCCTGCCAGGGTTGCATTTGTTACTTCGGAGCTGAAAAAAGTGTATCCGCACGTAAAGGTACTGCAGCCTATAGATTTGCCGGATCATGCTTTTTATCCTGAAAGGAACCGTTACCGTGCAGATTCCCTCATCAGGTTCCTTCACGACAGGACTCCGGCAGGCAGAGTCACGATCGGACTTACTTCTAAAGACATCAGTGCCGCCAAAGGAAATATCAGAGATTACGCAATCATGGGCCTGGGCTACAGGCCCGGAAATGCCTGTATAGCATCTGCTTTCCGGCTTAATAAAAATAAAAAGGATGAACAGCTTTTTAAGATAGCAATTCATGAACTGGGGCATACGCAAGGATTAAAACATTGTCCTGTAAAAACATGCTTTATGAGAAATGCCGGAGGCAAAAACCCTACTGATGAGGAAACCGGTTTCTGCAGTAAGTGCCAAACTTTTTTAATGAACAAAAAATGGAAATTTATCTGA
- a CDS encoding ribonuclease domain-containing protein, translating to MNSKIRSLFFILAGFAVGMLLMYGITSFKNGRTNHSHTASVEYGSASGTSETNTGTQQSIEELTRDQTVTQYVKQNHRLPDFYITKKEARAKGWNPSQGNLCEVLPGKAIGGDRFGNREGSLPQGADYYEADVNYRCGGRNADRIVFTREGDVYLTKDHYKSFKKQ from the coding sequence ATGAACAGTAAAATACGGTCACTTTTCTTTATACTGGCGGGATTTGCAGTGGGAATGCTGCTGATGTACGGTATTACTTCTTTTAAAAACGGAAGAACAAATCATTCCCATACCGCTTCTGTTGAATACGGAAGCGCATCCGGAACTTCTGAAACCAATACGGGTACTCAGCAATCTATTGAGGAACTCACAAGGGACCAGACCGTTACGCAATATGTAAAACAGAACCACCGGCTTCCCGACTTCTATATCACCAAGAAAGAAGCCAGGGCAAAAGGATGGAACCCCTCCCAGGGAAATCTCTGTGAGGTTTTGCCAGGAAAAGCGATCGGCGGGGACCGTTTCGGCAACCGTGAAGGAAGCCTTCCTCAGGGAGCAGACTATTATGAAGCAGATGTCAATTACCGGTGTGGCGGCAGAAATGCTGACAGGATTGTTTTTACCCGGGAAGGAGACGTTTACCTCACCAAGGACCATTATAAAAGCTTTAAGAAGCAATAA
- the nadE gene encoding NAD(+) synthase: MQTQKIIDHIVNWLKDYAVKANVKGYVIGVSGGVDSGVVSTLCAMTGLDVLVIEMPIRQKPDQVNRAQEHIEHLKKRFPNVQGHTVNLTPVFESFEGIVSDHAEGNANNNLALANTRSRFRMLTLYYFGQLHGLLVCGTGNKVEDFGIGFYTKYGDGGVDVSPIADLYKTEVYQLARALDLIESIQNAIPTDGLWDAERTDEDQIGATYPELEKIQKEYGTKAVEEYEGRDKEVFMIFDRMHKAARHKMVPIPVCDIPEEWKQ, encoded by the coding sequence ATGCAGACACAGAAAATAATAGACCATATTGTCAACTGGCTGAAGGATTATGCCGTAAAGGCGAATGTGAAAGGATACGTCATCGGAGTTTCCGGAGGAGTAGATTCCGGGGTGGTTTCCACGCTTTGCGCGATGACCGGACTGGATGTACTCGTTATCGAAATGCCCATCCGTCAGAAGCCAGACCAGGTGAACCGTGCCCAGGAACATATTGAACATCTTAAAAAAAGGTTTCCCAATGTTCAAGGCCACACGGTGAACCTGACGCCTGTTTTCGAAAGCTTTGAAGGAATTGTGAGCGACCATGCAGAAGGAAATGCCAATAACAACCTGGCTCTTGCCAATACCAGGTCCAGATTCCGGATGCTGACGCTGTATTATTTCGGCCAACTTCACGGGCTGCTTGTATGCGGTACCGGAAATAAAGTGGAGGATTTCGGAATCGGGTTTTATACCAAATACGGCGATGGCGGCGTAGATGTCTCCCCTATCGCAGATCTTTATAAAACGGAAGTATATCAGCTGGCCAGAGCACTGGACCTGATTGAAAGCATTCAGAATGCCATTCCTACCGACGGGCTGTGGGATGCCGAGAGAACGGACGAAGACCAGATTGGTGCTACCTACCCAGAGCTGGAAAAAATACAGAAAGAGTACGGCACAAAAGCCGTTGAAGAATATGAAGGCCGTGACAAAGAAGTGTTCATGATCTTTGACAGAATGCATAAAGCTGCACGCCACAAAATGGTACCCATCCCGGTTTGTGACATTCCTGAAGAATGGAAGCAGTAG
- the gldB gene encoding gliding motility lipoprotein GldB, with product MKILRISALALLIASGLVSCKKESGNQWEVELKNPVEKVEVTDISKEFYDPNISLEKFKAEFPWFQGTVTDEDYVKRRSDANEIKIYKEAVAKIDQQKLQKDLGELFSHIRYYFPKFSAPKVYLFSSALQMVQDPIIYDAQGNQIFIDITGFMGDGNAHYKGLELYFQKSMNPQNIVPKVSQIFAENTVPPSTDHQKFIDQLVYNGKLMILQDAFLPGYPDYLKINYTQKQYEWAKSNEANIWNYFVESNLIFSEDPRLAGRFISPGPFSKFYTEIDNESSPQIGIFTGWQICKAYLKQKPDTQLSDFLKLDATTIFNASGYKPKN from the coding sequence ATGAAAATTTTAAGAATTTCCGCACTTGCATTACTTATTGCTTCCGGACTGGTTTCCTGCAAAAAAGAATCCGGTAACCAATGGGAGGTAGAACTGAAAAACCCGGTTGAAAAAGTAGAAGTGACCGATATTTCAAAGGAATTTTATGATCCTAATATCTCTCTGGAAAAGTTTAAAGCAGAATTTCCATGGTTTCAGGGAACGGTTACCGATGAGGATTACGTCAAAAGAAGGTCGGATGCCAACGAAATTAAGATCTACAAAGAAGCGGTGGCTAAAATAGACCAGCAGAAGCTTCAGAAAGATCTTGGAGAACTATTTTCCCATATCCGCTATTATTTCCCGAAATTCAGTGCCCCTAAAGTGTACCTGTTTTCATCTGCGCTCCAGATGGTGCAGGATCCGATTATTTATGATGCTCAGGGGAACCAGATCTTCATTGACATCACAGGCTTTATGGGAGATGGGAATGCTCACTACAAGGGACTTGAGCTATACTTCCAGAAATCTATGAATCCGCAGAATATCGTTCCTAAGGTTTCCCAGATTTTTGCTGAAAATACCGTTCCGCCGTCAACCGATCATCAGAAATTTATCGATCAGCTCGTCTACAACGGAAAACTGATGATCCTGCAGGATGCTTTCCTTCCCGGTTATCCGGATTACCTGAAAATAAACTACACGCAGAAACAGTATGAATGGGCAAAAAGCAACGAAGCCAACATATGGAACTATTTTGTGGAAAGCAACCTGATCTTCAGTGAAGATCCCAGGCTGGCAGGACGCTTTATTTCTCCGGGGCCTTTTTCGAAATTCTACACCGAAATTGATAATGAATCTTCCCCCCAGATCGGGATTTTCACCGGATGGCAGATCTGTAAAGCCTATCTGAAACAAAAACCGGATACCCAGTTATCCGATTTCCTGAAACTGGATGCCACTACGATCTTTAATGCGTCCGGATACAAGCCTAAAAATTAA
- the gldC gene encoding gliding motility protein GldC: protein MRKTQITIDVELDENHIPENITWNAQDGGVEKEETKATMISVWDDKTMEALRIDLWTKEMPVDQMKMFIHQILVSLGNTYQRATGEEDVAQWMEEIAEEFAVKSAIKM from the coding sequence ATGAGAAAGACTCAGATAACGATAGATGTTGAGCTGGATGAAAACCACATCCCTGAAAATATTACCTGGAATGCGCAGGACGGAGGAGTAGAAAAGGAAGAAACGAAAGCCACCATGATTTCCGTGTGGGATGACAAAACCATGGAAGCTCTACGAATCGACTTATGGACCAAGGAAATGCCGGTGGACCAGATGAAGATGTTCATTCACCAGATCCTTGTATCTCTCGGGAATACCTATCAGCGCGCCACCGGGGAAGAAGATGTAGCCCAGTGGATGGAGGAGATTGCAGAGGAATTTGCTGTAAAATCAGCAATAAAAATGTAA